The following coding sequences are from one bacterium SCSIO 12741 window:
- a CDS encoding OmpA family protein, with protein sequence MNHLHSFFLVLTAMIVLPNKVLAQVQIDTSHNAAYWVKQVLLAEESGVEVSKVHFKGAKQSLGSFKNKWTSLVMPEGIIISSGDVMGAAGPNDNPKMSSVIYPFPDRDLQKIATGEVFDAAVLEFDLVAQYDSLSFGFVFASEEYPEYVNKGVNDIFAFWITNRETGFKRNLALLQPDNEPVMVDNINAEKHPELFIQNGIWEEDNIRKWENNKTLGELAYAFQYDGFTRLLKAQTRVVPGETYHLKIAIADVGDRRYDSAVMLEAYSLRSQPSEESQQKLENRLAADLAEKFSGLPGEIQADSDQVSISLPILFRTNSDQISDDQSMDYLKQIVQVLLDQPDSKLRVVGHTDRVGTDAYNQDLSERRAQKVAEFLISRGVQISRVQWEGKGASEPIASNDDDNGRSRNRRVEFIFVPEGN encoded by the coding sequence ATGAACCATCTGCACTCTTTTTTTCTGGTTTTAACTGCAATGATCGTATTGCCGAACAAGGTTTTGGCTCAGGTTCAAATCGATACTTCGCATAACGCGGCCTATTGGGTAAAGCAGGTCTTGCTCGCAGAGGAAAGCGGAGTAGAGGTAAGTAAAGTTCATTTCAAAGGAGCCAAACAAAGTCTCGGCTCATTTAAAAATAAGTGGACCTCTTTGGTCATGCCCGAAGGCATCATCATTTCTTCTGGAGATGTGATGGGAGCTGCTGGACCCAATGATAATCCAAAAATGAGTTCGGTAATCTATCCTTTTCCCGACCGAGACCTTCAGAAAATTGCAACCGGAGAAGTTTTTGATGCCGCTGTATTGGAATTTGATTTGGTCGCTCAATACGATAGTCTATCCTTTGGATTTGTATTTGCCTCCGAAGAGTATCCGGAATACGTCAACAAAGGAGTGAACGACATTTTTGCCTTTTGGATTACCAATCGAGAAACCGGATTCAAGCGAAACCTGGCTCTATTGCAACCCGATAATGAGCCCGTAATGGTGGACAACATCAATGCTGAAAAACACCCCGAACTCTTTATTCAAAATGGGATATGGGAAGAAGACAACATCCGGAAATGGGAAAACAACAAAACCTTGGGCGAGCTGGCTTATGCTTTTCAATACGATGGTTTTACCCGGCTGCTCAAGGCACAAACGCGGGTAGTTCCCGGAGAGACCTACCACCTAAAAATAGCTATTGCTGATGTGGGAGATCGTCGCTACGATTCAGCAGTCATGTTGGAGGCCTATTCATTAAGAAGTCAACCCAGTGAAGAAAGTCAGCAAAAGTTGGAAAATCGCCTCGCTGCGGATTTGGCTGAAAAATTCAGCGGATTGCCAGGAGAAATTCAAGCCGATTCGGATCAGGTTTCGATTAGTTTACCCATTCTTTTTCGCACCAATTCCGATCAAATTAGCGACGACCAATCGATGGATTACCTCAAGCAAATTGTTCAGGTTTTGCTTGATCAACCCGATTCTAAATTGCGGGTAGTAGGCCATACCGACCGGGTAGGTACTGACGCTTATAACCAAGATTTATCAGAACGGCGGGCTCAAAAAGTAGCTGAATTTTTGATTTCCAGAGGGGTTCAAATCTCACGGGTTCAATGGGAGGGAAAAGGTGCTTCCGAGCCGATTGCATCGAACGATGACGATAACGGAAGATCCCGGAATAGACGGGTGGAATTTATTTTTGTTCCTGAAGGGAATTAA
- a CDS encoding ATPase: MGIKLISDGGSTKADWVALNEQGETVTSFETQGYNPFYMDSDSIASNFKEQPALSSLGSQISEIYFYGSGCSNDLNNSIVTQGFQQVIPQATIYVEHDLKGAAFATWQGKPGITCILGTGSNSCFFDGQEVSEEIPSLGMIPGDEAGGGYYGKFLVRDFFYRQMPPEIHQDFEATYQLEKDEVLNRLYQQPRPSAFLAQFMPFMANHRKDPYIRKLLLFGMQEFFKYHISCYPEYKQYPVHFIGSIAWYFLDELKEVAEEFESEIGKVIKRPIDGLIDYHRQYSL, from the coding sequence TTGGGAATTAAGCTTATTTCGGATGGAGGGTCAACCAAGGCTGATTGGGTAGCTCTAAATGAACAGGGAGAAACGGTTACTTCTTTTGAAACACAAGGTTACAATCCCTTTTACATGGATTCCGATTCGATTGCTTCGAATTTTAAGGAGCAACCTGCACTTTCTTCCTTGGGCTCACAGATTAGTGAAATCTACTTCTATGGATCGGGCTGCTCGAACGATTTGAATAATTCCATCGTCACCCAAGGGTTTCAGCAGGTAATTCCGCAAGCCACCATTTATGTGGAGCACGATTTAAAAGGAGCCGCCTTCGCCACCTGGCAGGGTAAACCGGGCATCACCTGCATTTTGGGAACGGGATCTAATTCTTGTTTTTTCGATGGGCAGGAGGTTTCTGAGGAAATCCCCAGTTTGGGTATGATTCCTGGAGACGAAGCAGGTGGCGGCTACTATGGTAAGTTTTTGGTACGTGATTTCTTTTATCGCCAGATGCCTCCGGAAATCCATCAGGATTTCGAAGCTACTTACCAATTGGAAAAAGATGAAGTGCTCAATCGCCTGTATCAGCAACCTCGACCAAGCGCCTTTTTAGCCCAGTTTATGCCATTTATGGCCAATCATCGCAAGGATCCGTACATCCGAAAGCTGCTGCTTTTTGGGATGCAGGAATTCTTCAAGTACCACATAAGTTGCTATCCGGAATACAAGCAATATCCGGTTCATTTTATTGGATCGATAGCCTGGTACTTTTTAGATGAATTGAAAGAAGTGGCTGAGGAATTTGAGTCTGAAATCGGTAAGGTGATCAAACGGCCAATTGATGGACTCATTGACTACCATCGGCAGTATTCGCTTTAA
- a CDS encoding response regulator transcription factor, producing the protein MSSKILIVEDERMLLKTVEFRLKKEGYETYTAENGKAAMDLLDEVLPDLVVSDIMMPYITGLELVKYIKDIKEKRIPVIMLTTLRQEKNVLKAFELGADEFMTKPFSPNELVIRIKRLLIQYGYYKP; encoded by the coding sequence ATGAGTTCAAAAATACTGATCGTAGAGGATGAGCGAATGCTGTTAAAAACAGTGGAATTTCGCTTAAAAAAGGAGGGTTACGAAACCTATACCGCAGAGAATGGAAAAGCGGCCATGGACTTATTGGACGAGGTTCTTCCCGATTTGGTGGTGTCAGATATCATGATGCCTTACATCACAGGTCTGGAGTTGGTTAAGTACATCAAAGACATTAAGGAAAAGAGAATTCCGGTGATCATGCTTACTACGCTGCGTCAGGAAAAAAATGTACTCAAAGCCTTTGAATTAGGCGCCGATGAATTCATGACGAAGCCGTTTAGTCCTAACGAACTGGTGATTCGCATCAAACGCTTGTTAATTCAGTATGGCTACTACAAGCCTTGA
- a CDS encoding YaiO family outer membrane beta-barrel protein, producing MKGNRVNMVRKIITILVFAAIAMGGYAQESRDPDQWIKEIRETAFANHFDSAITECDSLLTVYPEHFDTRILLTRVLAWDGQLERAQKEGRKVYDEQPENYDVIRLWSTVLRWSGKPGKAQDVSTDGLVHFPQDKGIWLDYAMATYENDEYLAALDTVGAEIHTYPDYVPAVKYRLRLLIWEDSLDYALQQCDSMHELQPEDLDYRVFRSDIYARQEIYKQASDELDTVIRTDSNKLDAWHLMVNVLLWDQQPDSALTVAQKGLERFPRDKNLHTQLAKSYLYTDSFQLAVDTATAIIEEDSLDYDAWNIALNAWLALENYDTIIDVSDYVMHHFTGDEEVERIIALAYAGKKKYNPAKEVLAKDDEEAENLEVSSKVLYAKLHYWNKENSKALKLVESFLESHPESVDLYLLKTQLHISRFEKKKAFESIDSVAVRDTNNPNIPALTEKAENIFLNNLGAYYSFDYYDNSEFHRHALTIEYLRRIQRHVILGRLTMADRAGATGYQFEIDAYPVLTDWMYLYLNAGVSNGVLFPDFRAAIEPYVRLPLTLELSAGLRYMNYPTEEVLIYTGSIGAYPGNFYFAFRPFISVKDSGVFQSYNVKARYFFPESNLTYLELNAGTGSSPDNAYLDPAFTQFVESRSYNIGLTFQKKLGRQFYGRAWFIYDHYQPEEIPNFTIYSSNIGIWWMF from the coding sequence ATGAAGGGGAACCGAGTTAATATGGTGCGGAAAATAATAACCATACTGGTATTCGCAGCTATCGCTATGGGCGGATACGCTCAAGAAAGCCGGGATCCGGATCAATGGATCAAGGAAATAAGGGAGACAGCTTTTGCGAATCATTTTGATAGCGCCATAACGGAATGCGACAGCCTCCTTACCGTTTACCCTGAACATTTCGACACCCGTATTCTTCTTACCCGAGTATTGGCCTGGGATGGTCAGCTGGAACGAGCCCAAAAAGAGGGTAGAAAGGTTTATGACGAACAGCCCGAAAATTATGACGTGATCCGCCTTTGGAGCACCGTACTTCGTTGGTCTGGAAAGCCGGGAAAAGCTCAGGACGTGAGTACGGATGGTTTGGTTCACTTTCCGCAAGACAAAGGCATTTGGCTCGACTACGCCATGGCCACTTACGAAAACGACGAGTACCTGGCGGCATTGGACACCGTAGGTGCCGAAATACATACCTATCCAGATTACGTTCCCGCCGTTAAATATCGGTTGCGTCTTCTTATATGGGAAGATTCACTCGACTATGCCTTGCAGCAATGTGATAGCATGCACGAACTGCAGCCCGAAGATTTGGATTACCGGGTTTTTCGATCTGATATTTACGCTCGTCAGGAAATTTACAAGCAAGCTTCAGATGAATTGGATACGGTTATTCGAACCGATTCCAACAAACTGGATGCCTGGCATTTGATGGTCAATGTGTTGTTGTGGGATCAGCAACCCGATTCGGCTTTAACCGTGGCTCAAAAGGGACTGGAACGCTTTCCTCGCGACAAAAACCTGCATACTCAATTAGCCAAGTCTTATTTGTATACGGATTCGTTCCAATTGGCCGTGGATACAGCGACTGCTATCATTGAAGAAGATTCCCTGGACTACGATGCCTGGAACATTGCTTTGAATGCCTGGTTGGCACTTGAGAATTATGATACCATAATAGATGTATCTGATTATGTGATGCATCACTTTACAGGTGATGAGGAAGTCGAGCGGATTATTGCCCTGGCCTATGCGGGCAAAAAGAAATACAATCCCGCCAAAGAGGTATTAGCCAAAGATGATGAAGAAGCTGAAAACTTAGAAGTGAGCAGCAAGGTTCTTTACGCCAAGCTTCATTATTGGAACAAGGAAAACTCAAAAGCCCTAAAACTGGTAGAGTCTTTCTTGGAGAGTCACCCGGAATCGGTGGATTTATACTTGCTTAAAACCCAACTTCATATTTCACGCTTCGAAAAAAAGAAGGCCTTTGAAAGTATTGATTCGGTGGCAGTAAGGGATACCAACAACCCTAATATTCCTGCTTTAACCGAAAAGGCTGAAAATATTTTCCTCAACAATTTAGGAGCTTACTATTCTTTCGATTATTACGATAATTCGGAGTTTCATCGTCATGCTTTGACCATTGAATACCTGCGTCGCATTCAACGCCATGTTATTCTGGGACGTCTTACTATGGCCGATCGGGCAGGAGCTACCGGATATCAATTCGAAATTGACGCTTACCCAGTTCTAACGGATTGGATGTATTTATACCTCAATGCCGGGGTGTCCAATGGAGTTCTTTTTCCAGATTTTAGGGCAGCGATAGAACCCTATGTTCGTTTACCATTGACCTTAGAGCTTTCAGCTGGACTGCGCTACATGAATTACCCGACTGAGGAAGTACTCATATACACGGGAAGTATTGGAGCCTACCCTGGAAACTTTTATTTTGCCTTCAGGCCTTTTATTAGCGTAAAGGATAGTGGTGTTTTTCAGTCGTACAACGTTAAAGCACGTTACTTCTTTCCGGAATCTAATCTGACTTATCTGGAATTGAATGCAGGAACAGGGTCCAGTCCGGATAATGCCTATTTGGATCCGGCATTTACCCAATTTGTAGAGTCCAGGTCCTATAACATCGGGCTCACTTTTCAGAAAAAATTAGGAAGACAATTTTACGGCCGGGCTTGGTTTATCTACGATCACTATCAACCCGAAGAAATTCCGAACTTTACCATATACAGTAGCAATATAGGAATCTGGTGGATGTTTTAA
- a CDS encoding HEAT repeat domain-containing protein: MDVLSNIWTYLMEQDFAHRFVTVIIVILFFSSIVLLLGILVSRTIKNKKERESDLWHEKFQALLVNILFDAKYEPGTDDYKRLIKKYHADKLNAVQQKALIGEMDVLHKNVAGETSEKLEAFYHDVGLIPYAVERVKDGKWWEKAGAFRELSEFKAVSQYDLILKYVDHDNKTLRAEAQYAAVSLKGVNALHFVESLKYPMSEWQQLVMLEKLARYLPEEIPDVRHWLSSDNDSVVIFGLKVIAQFQQFNAEKQVIELLVHKNPRVVKQDIQSLVRLQFKSACPFLRRIYSDSPKSIKLQIIDALSELGDSGDRSFFRELVEDQDDFEIGLRAGMALRNLGGRSILQQLDRKELTEQRRKIVTHALDERI, from the coding sequence GTGGATGTTTTAAGCAACATATGGACCTACCTGATGGAGCAGGACTTTGCGCACCGTTTTGTTACGGTAATCATTGTGATTCTGTTCTTTTCCTCCATCGTTCTTCTATTGGGAATTTTGGTGAGCCGAACCATCAAAAACAAGAAGGAAAGGGAAAGCGACTTGTGGCACGAAAAATTTCAAGCCCTTCTCGTCAATATTCTGTTTGATGCCAAGTATGAGCCCGGCACCGATGATTACAAACGTCTCATTAAAAAATACCACGCCGATAAATTGAATGCTGTTCAGCAGAAGGCATTGATTGGTGAGATGGATGTTCTGCATAAAAACGTGGCTGGGGAAACCTCTGAAAAACTGGAAGCCTTCTACCATGACGTAGGTCTAATTCCTTATGCCGTTGAACGAGTGAAGGATGGCAAATGGTGGGAAAAAGCAGGAGCCTTTAGAGAGCTGTCCGAGTTTAAGGCAGTCAGTCAGTACGACTTGATTCTGAAATACGTTGACCACGATAACAAAACCCTTCGGGCAGAAGCTCAATATGCGGCTGTATCGCTAAAAGGGGTGAATGCCTTGCATTTTGTAGAATCGCTCAAGTATCCGATGTCTGAATGGCAGCAGCTGGTCATGCTGGAAAAATTGGCGCGTTACCTACCCGAAGAAATTCCGGACGTAAGGCACTGGTTGAGTTCTGACAATGATTCAGTCGTCATTTTCGGATTGAAAGTGATTGCCCAGTTTCAGCAGTTCAATGCCGAAAAGCAGGTGATTGAACTTTTGGTGCATAAAAATCCGAGAGTGGTAAAGCAAGATATCCAAAGCTTGGTGCGCCTTCAATTCAAATCGGCTTGCCCTTTTTTGAGAAGAATTTATTCGGATTCCCCGAAAAGCATAAAACTGCAGATCATCGATGCACTCTCAGAGTTGGGAGACTCCGGAGATCGCAGCTTCTTTAGAGAATTAGTTGAAGATCAAGATGATTTCGAAATTGGTCTTCGAGCAGGAATGGCCCTGCGAAACTTAGGAGGGAGATCCATCCTACAACAATTGGATCGGAAAGAATTAACTGAACAAAGGAGGAAGATTGTTACTCACGCTCTTGACGAAAGAATTTGA
- a CDS encoding glycosyltransferase encodes MTKEFDLDNSFWDIVVELFYNILYIYSVSIMVTYLVLAIISFISVRKYLHKNSFVDYKDILNTDFAPSVSILAPAYNEAATIIDNIRSLLSIHYSNYEVIIVNDGSKDNTLELCIEEYDLVPVDYAIDDKLKTKDVRAVYKSRNKVFNQLVVVDKVNGGKSDALNVAINIASYDYVTCIDVDCVLEQDALLKLMKPFMDENKKEVIATGGVIRIANSCVIENGQLVEVKVPKNFVARSQTLEYIRAFLLGRMAWSLLDGLILISGALGVFKKDIVVEVGGYDNKTVGEDMELIVRMRRHMIDTKRQYTVALIPDPLCWTESPETWSQLGRQRNRWTRGTIETLWQHRGMLFNPKYKLIGMLSYPFWLFFEWAAPLLEAMGLMLFALLAVAGLVNWSFFGLMILLIFGFTITFSVLSLLIEEITYHNYKRKRDILRLLQVGMLEPLFYHLHLVYSAVMGNLDFLLGTSSWGEMARKGFDGDGKPKRIQVVKSIITEGPKKAAVRASYATWTAVSIALMAIFLYYIVDLDKLLTKDELAMNPKLRNVFVKKETATETIMRKEKEILAKSIQRSLAKSMAQTQREQDADSDNSNRETTSSSSTPPDQVASTKPEKQETTPAKKEEDNTASATPPAPNSREARRAIQAKYRAKKKPTDNRVFYLVAGSYKEEKNAFKRRNELRRKGFKGAQVYTNGEVYRVTFVKYYDEEEALENLKTLRAEENEGAWMLRGVRG; translated from the coding sequence TTGACGAAAGAATTTGACCTGGACAACTCGTTCTGGGACATCGTGGTGGAGTTGTTTTACAACATCCTCTACATCTATTCGGTATCCATCATGGTTACCTACTTGGTGTTGGCGATTATTTCTTTCATCTCCGTTCGCAAATACTTGCACAAAAACAGCTTTGTAGACTACAAGGATATTCTGAATACGGATTTTGCTCCCTCGGTAAGTATCCTTGCTCCAGCCTACAACGAGGCGGCTACCATCATCGACAATATCCGTTCGCTATTATCTATTCATTATTCCAACTATGAAGTAATCATCGTTAATGATGGGAGTAAAGACAATACCCTGGAGCTTTGTATTGAAGAATACGACCTCGTTCCGGTAGATTATGCGATTGACGATAAACTGAAGACTAAGGACGTTCGGGCGGTTTACAAATCCCGTAACAAGGTTTTTAACCAGCTGGTGGTAGTGGACAAGGTTAATGGAGGTAAATCCGACGCCTTAAATGTGGCCATCAATATTGCTTCCTACGATTATGTGACCTGTATCGACGTGGATTGTGTTTTGGAACAGGATGCCCTCTTGAAACTCATGAAACCCTTCATGGATGAGAACAAGAAGGAAGTAATTGCCACGGGTGGAGTAATTCGTATTGCCAATAGCTGTGTGATTGAAAACGGCCAGTTGGTGGAGGTGAAGGTGCCGAAAAACTTTGTTGCCCGTTCTCAAACACTGGAATACATCCGAGCTTTCCTCTTAGGGCGTATGGCTTGGTCTCTCCTCGATGGACTGATTTTGATTTCCGGAGCGCTGGGGGTCTTTAAAAAAGATATCGTTGTTGAAGTAGGTGGCTATGACAACAAAACCGTAGGGGAGGACATGGAGCTCATCGTACGTATGAGACGGCACATGATCGATACCAAACGGCAGTATACCGTAGCCTTGATTCCCGATCCTTTGTGCTGGACCGAAAGTCCTGAAACCTGGAGTCAATTGGGGCGTCAGCGTAACCGATGGACCCGTGGAACCATAGAAACCCTATGGCAGCACCGTGGCATGCTTTTCAATCCAAAGTATAAGTTGATTGGAATGCTGAGCTACCCTTTCTGGCTTTTCTTTGAATGGGCAGCCCCGCTCTTAGAGGCCATGGGACTTATGCTGTTTGCCCTACTTGCAGTAGCCGGATTGGTCAACTGGAGTTTCTTTGGTTTAATGATCCTATTGATCTTCGGATTCACGATTACCTTTTCCGTATTATCCCTGCTTATTGAAGAGATTACCTACCACAACTACAAACGAAAACGGGATATCCTTCGCTTGCTTCAGGTAGGTATGTTGGAGCCCTTGTTCTATCACTTGCACCTCGTTTATTCAGCTGTAATGGGGAATCTCGATTTCTTATTGGGAACCTCATCCTGGGGAGAAATGGCGAGGAAAGGTTTTGATGGAGATGGTAAGCCGAAACGGATTCAGGTAGTAAAAAGCATTATTACCGAAGGTCCGAAGAAGGCGGCAGTTCGTGCCTCTTATGCTACCTGGACAGCAGTTTCTATTGCTTTAATGGCCATTTTCCTTTACTACATTGTTGACTTAGACAAACTGTTGACCAAAGATGAACTGGCGATGAATCCGAAGTTGAGGAATGTATTCGTCAAAAAAGAAACCGCTACCGAAACCATCATGCGGAAGGAAAAGGAGATTCTGGCCAAGAGTATCCAACGATCTCTGGCTAAGTCTATGGCCCAAACGCAAAGAGAACAAGATGCAGATTCCGATAACTCAAATCGGGAAACAACTTCATCAAGCTCAACTCCACCCGATCAGGTGGCATCCACAAAGCCTGAAAAGCAGGAAACTACTCCGGCTAAAAAGGAAGAAGATAATACCGCTTCGGCAACTCCACCAGCTCCCAATTCCAGAGAAGCTCGTCGAGCGATTCAAGCCAAATACAGGGCTAAAAAGAAGCCAACGGATAATCGGGTATTCTATTTGGTTGCAGGAAGCTATAAAGAAGAGAAAAACGCCTTCAAACGCAGAAATGAACTTCGCCGCAAGGGATTCAAAGGAGCCCAGGTATACACCAACGGAGAAGTTTACCGGGTAACTTTCGTTAAATACTACGACGAAGAAGAAGCTCTTGAAAATCTGAAAACGCTACGAGCCGAGGAAAACGAAGGTGCGTGGATGTTACGAGGAGTTCGAGGATAG
- a CDS encoding response regulator transcription factor, whose product MNCVVVDDEHLSRKVLEKCISQTDFLNLVGYYTNALELKKGLDEKKIDLIFLDIQMPEMTGIEFIRTIKDIPQVILVTSRTNYAIEAFENDVTDYLVKPISYERFLKAAEKAQKIHEAFGNNDAEENIIYVKSDSRLIKVDLLSVTFIEALGDYVRIHTKSGKYTVLSTMKAMEAKLPSDDFMRIHKSFIVRIDKILKIEKNTVYLEKDRIPVSRTYKDSLKSRLNIL is encoded by the coding sequence ATGAACTGTGTAGTAGTAGACGACGAACACCTGTCCAGAAAGGTTTTGGAAAAGTGCATTAGCCAAACAGATTTTCTGAATTTGGTTGGGTATTACACCAATGCACTGGAGCTCAAAAAGGGCCTGGACGAGAAAAAGATTGACTTGATATTCCTGGATATTCAAATGCCAGAAATGACGGGTATTGAGTTCATTAGAACCATCAAAGACATTCCTCAGGTTATTTTAGTTACCTCCCGCACCAATTACGCCATTGAAGCTTTTGAAAATGATGTAACGGACTATTTGGTTAAACCGATTTCCTACGAGCGTTTTCTGAAAGCCGCTGAGAAAGCCCAAAAAATTCATGAAGCTTTTGGGAATAATGACGCTGAAGAAAACATCATTTACGTCAAAAGTGACTCGCGTTTGATCAAAGTGGACCTTTTATCGGTCACTTTTATCGAGGCTTTGGGCGATTATGTGAGAATTCACACCAAAAGCGGAAAATATACGGTGCTATCAACGATGAAGGCTATGGAAGCCAAATTGCCTTCGGATGACTTTATGAGAATTCATAAATCCTTTATCGTCCGTATTGACAAGATTTTGAAAATTGAGAAGAATACGGTTTACCTGGAAAAAGATCGAATTCCAGTAAGTCGTACTTACAAAGACTCCTTGAAGAGTAGACTAAATATTCTTTAA